The DNA segment ctactgagcccgtgagccacaactactgaagcccaggtgcctagaacctgtgctctgcaacaagagaagccaccgcaatgagaagcctgcgcaccgcaagaaagagtagcccccgctcgccgcaattagagaaagcccgcgtgcagcaacaaagacccaacgcagcccaaaaaaagaaaaagaagtaactatcctttaagaaaaaaagaaaagaaaagaaatgcacccCTCCGGCCCCACCGGAcctgctgagtcagaatctgAGCTTAACAGTATCGTTGGGGGGTTCAGATGCACGAAGAAGTTTGAGAACTCTTCCAGGAGAAGTGAGTTTGGTTTGCTTGTTCTATTTTGCTTTTGAGAACCGGCCATGCCTGTTAGATCTCTTCTCTTTGGGAAAATGAGGTTGTACTAAGCTTGTAAGTCAGTACGCTGTGGCCCTTTAGGGGTTGTCACAGCTCTTACAGCGAATGTGAGACcacctctttttattttcctacctTAATTTTGATTTGTCCTGCATTAGTAGGTAATTAATGTTTCCctgaagttattttatttatacacatgtgcgagtgtgcacacacacacgcacccttTAGCTACCACAACATATACGTAACTCTACTGATCAGAAATGAGGAGAAAATTAAGGTGCCGTAGTGACTGAACAAGATCAAGGAAACTTCCTCCCTTaattatttcagtaaaaataGCATCTTATCTATTTAGTACATGTTCttctttttactaatttttcaGCTGTCAGATTTATGCTAACTCAGTAAATTATGAAGAATGTACTTTGTTTGAGTTGCACGTTTTATTCCATGGACGGCAGTTTTCGTTTCAGTTTCTGGGGTTGTCATCTTCCCACTGCCTTTGCGGGGTGGAGACTCTGCTAGGGCAGATTTCCAAGGGTGCTGATGCAAGCGTAAGGAGAAGGGGTTCACATCCCTCTGTGGCTTAAGGATTCCCTGctgacagagaaacagagaaacaagCCCACAGAACAAATAAAACTGGATATGCCGCGTCCAGGGTATCCCTGCCGGGTCTGTGTCTTAAGCGAGAGGGTGGGCTGGGTTTCCTTACAGCTGTGTCTTTGCCCACAGACGGCGGCCCTAGAACAGGCCATCAGAGATGCCCACGAGTGCTACGATGAAGAGATTCAGCTTTACAATGAGCAGATTGACACCCTGCGGAAGGAGACTGAGGAGGCTGAGAGGAGCCTGGAGAGGTCATCCTACGACTGCCGGCAGCTGGTGGTCGCCCAGCAGACCCTGAGGAATGAGCTGGACCGGTATCACCGGATCATCGAGAACGAAGGCAACAGGTGGGGTCAGGGGTGGGCAGAGCCCGTGGGCACAGCGCCAACCTCTCTGGCTGGCCACTTACTTGTTCCACAGATCTTTGCTGAGTGTCTCCTGTGTTACTGTTCTAGGCAGTGGGGATGTGGCCAGGAAGGGAACCCCCAAATCTGTGACCTCACAGAGCTTGAATATTAGTCGGGGAGACAGGATGAGTGGGTTTGTAGCAGAGGGCGTGTGGCCTGTGACCTGTGCTCTGGAGTGAATcgcagcagggagaggggagaggaggcgaGGGTGACGGGGGAAGTGTTTGAATGTCAAGCAGGGGGTCAGAAAGCCCCCACGGAGAAGGCTCCCTTCCGCTCACAGGCCTCTGGCGACACGAGTGTCTTCACAGAGAGGATGATCAGGTGTGGTTATTGAGGTGCTGCCGGGGAGGGGCCTGCACGGTACCTGGAGCTCAACCAGCGCTCAGTGTAGGTGTTATTACTGCTGCTGCCGTCGTGACTCTGACCACCTGGTTGGGTCAGTAATGTGGCTGTCGACAGGCCGTCTGGTCTCCTCCACGTAATGGAACTTTGACTTGAACTCCACTGGGAAGTagatctctgtctccatctcatCATCATTCACAGCTGCACCTGCATCGTCTACTGTCCattttctagggacttccctggtggcacagcggttaagaatccgcctgccaaagcaggggacatgggttcgatccctggtctgggaagatcccacacgctgcagagcaactaagcccatgagccacaactactgagcccgcgtgccacaactactgaagcccgcgtgcctagagcctgtgctccacagcaagagaagccaccacaatgagaagcccgcacactgcaacgaagagtagcccccgctcgccgcaactagagaaaggccacacgcagcaacaaagacccaacgcagccaaaaataaataaataaatttattaaaaaaatacatctacatcaACTATGTCTACACCTATACCTACCTACACATACGTCTACATCTATGTCCTCCTCATCTGTACGTGGGTACATCTACACTGCAACTACATCATCTACCTCATCTGTAGCTACACCTACAACATCTTCATCTATACCTACACCTACACCTACCTCTACATCACCTACATTTATATGTACATCACCTACACCTACACCGACATTATCTGTACCCATATCTACATCATTTACATCTGTGTCACCTCCACATACACTTATATCTACATTATCTATAGCTACACCTACATCTTTATCACCTAAATCTACACCTACTCCTATACTTCAACTATACCTAAGTCATCTCTATCTACATCATCACGTACATGCACATCTACAACGATGTCTCCGTTATTTATAGCCACACCTACACCTACATCTATGGCTACATCAATGTCTGTATCTGTAGATATTCAGAGAACAGATTGAGGCCAGCCCCCTCCTATAGGGACTCTGAATCTCTATTAAGTTGAGGTTCTTCAATTCAGTCTTGCTGATTTTGGGGGATTTAGATTGGGTTAACAGAGAAGCACCCAGACACAGGAGCACTTCCTTCCCTCTCGCTGGGGCTCTGTCTTGCTGTGAGTGCTCTAATGTGTAGGAGGGAAAGCGagactttcttttgttttctctagtTCTGGTCAACGTATTGTGCTGAGCTCTATATTTATGTCACAGTGAATGCTTCATGCACACATGTACAAAAATAAGTCTTGAACGGGTATTTAAGCGTCCttgtgaacatttttgttttgggggCAGGGCTTCATCAAAAGGTAACTGGATACCCCTTTTGTTGGTTTATATATTACTcttaattttgatataatttcaaattgATAGAAATGTTGCAGGCACAGAACAAGGAAATTCTGGATCCTCTTAGATTCACCAGCTATTTATGTTTTGTCTCAATTGCTTTATCTTTCCACTGTCTCTGATTatatataactattttttaaaaaagaccggttggggcttccctggtggcgcagtggttgagagtccgcctgccgatgcaggggacgtgggttcgtgccccggtccgggaagatcccacatgctgcggagcggctgggcccgtgagccatggccgctgagccagcgtgtccggagcctgtgctccgcaacgggagaggccacaacagtgagaggcccgcgtaccgccaaaaaaaaaaaaaaagaccagttgGGCATATTATACCCTGGTTGCCCTAAATACTTCAGCCTGGGCTGGCCAGTCTCTTATTGAAAAAAACCTCCAAAACAAaagaattacaattttttttataagTGTGTTTCACAGCTTTGACTTGAGCTCAAAGAGATGAGTATTCCTTTCCGTTGTCCTCCAGTGTGTACATGTGTTTGTGGTTCATGAGCAGTTGGATCTGGAGAAagcctttttcatttttgctggACATTAGAGCATCCCTCTTGCCCGCCCCCCATCTGTTTGGCTCAGTGAATTAAAGCTGGAGATCACCCTCTTTCTGGTTCTTTTTGCCAGGCTGAGCTCTGCCTTCATTGAAACCCCGATCACTCTGTACACCGTGAGCCACGGGGCCTCCCTCAGCCCTCGACACGGTGTGAAAGGTGAGTCCCCAACCCTGGCTTCTGCGACTTTCTGTcctgggaaaaaggaaaaatcaagcgGCTTTCTCCCTGAACTTAGCATTCATACTCCCCGTCCGTCTGGAAATTCAGTGCTTTTATGTGAGgtcccttctctccctcactgATGTCCTCCAACAGGTGCTGAGTGACTGAGTCAAAAAGTTTACAAGGAGAAAATCAGATGGGGGTTAGACCCCCTCAGGGACGCCATCCGTGAACATGAGGCATTTAACTGGGGAGAAAAAATGCAGCTCAACATTTACTTGGGCAAGAAGTGAACACTGAATTGTATCTATTcactgccccgccccccccccccaccccccagtgaaATGAACTCTTTCGTGCAGAGGTGCTTGATCTAGTGTCAGGagcagagtagatgctcaatttTTGTTCGTTCTCTCTCCCATTCAAAACTGAGCAGAAATAGCTTGGTGGGCAAGCGCAGCTTCTGCCTTCAACATTTGGTCCTTTGAGGATGGTTTCACGCGCCTGTGAGATGTCAGCTCACAGCTCAGTCTCCCCAGTCCTGAAGgaacagaacagtgcctgggagAAGAGAAGCCTGTGCTTATAGTGCCTTCAAATCCAGGGGTCTCAGAAAGCTCAGAGGGCTTTGCAGAGATGGGGTGCCAGAGTCAGAACGTTGCTGCCAGGGGCAGGGGTCCCAGACGCCCAGGGCCAGctccgggggcggggggctgtGTGCAGGGCGCTGGGCTTGATGCTGTGCGGTCGCTGTCTGGACGTTCTTCACAGTTTTGATTAGCGGGCCCTGAAATTCGGCAGCTGGTCCTGCAAGTAAGCCCTTCTCCACGCCTGCTCCCAGCCACCTGCTTTGTGGTGTCCCCACTGCGTCCCCCCCATCATGGCTTCACGGCCTGCTCACTCTGCCCTGTCACTGAGGGTCAGCCCCACGGGAGGCCCTTGCTCTGTGCAACTGAGTCCCCTGGTTAgcgaagggagggaggggctggagaagaCTTCGggatgaaaaagtttaaaaatcactgtGAGCAAAGCTGGAAAGCCTCCCGGGTGAGGCAGGGTGAGATTTTGTGTTACACTTTCAGTTTTTCCTCTTAGCTGATCTGAGGAAATGAATATGGCCTCGGGCACAGGGGATTCCTGTTCTGAGTTTGAGAGCATCACTTCCTCTTATcgcccaggaggaaggggacgCTGAGCAAGGGGTGTCTGTGTTCATCTGGCCTGGGTTGCGAGCAGGACAAGGGAGCTACTCCCCATGGCCGAGGCCATTCTGAACCCGTCAGAGGCCCAGGCAGCTCTGCCTTGCTCCTTTGGGGAAGCCTGAGGCGAGAGTGCCCTGTGGACTGGGTTTCCACTGTCTGCTCTGTGGATCCCAGTGTCCCCTGTGAACTCGGGGGGCAGGGGGCTTGGTGGGCACTGGAGCCCTGCTCCCACACAGTGTTACTGCAGGAGGATCACGGATCTCAGTCGGTTGTACCCAGTGTGATGGGAACTGTGGgcacctccctcccctccgcAAGCCCAGAGGGGCCGagggacttgtccaaagtcacacagtggcCGGCAGAGCTGGGTCCTCAGTGTGGGCTGTGGACGCTTCAGACCCGGGGATCTTTCCCTGTTGCTTTTGATCATACGTAGTAAACCCCACCCCAGCGCTAGACAGGGGGCTCCAGGATAATTAGTGTATTTTTCAACACatacattttcttcctctttcattgGTGACGATACTTGCctcattgtccttttttttttttttttttttaaagatctcgCCAGGGCTGTGCAGGATATAACAATAGCAAAACCAAGACAAAAAGGCCTCCCCAAGAACGTTCCAAGGAAAAAGGAGATCATAGCGAAAGACAAAGCAGATGCAAGTCGGGAAGAGGCACCACTGAGAGGTCCTGAAGACGCAAAGCCAGGGCAGGTGGTACCTAAAGAAGAGGGTGAATCTAAGCTCGAATCAGGGGATGGAGAAGCAAGTCCCCCGACCGTGGACGGGGCTCCGGAGGATGTCCCAGACGGAGGGAAGATAAGCAAAGCCTTTGAAAAACTAGGCAGGATGGTCAAGGAGAGGGTGAAAGGCCCCAAAGAACCCGAGCCCCCCGCTGACCTGTACACCAAGGGGCGGTATGTGCTGGTCTCCGGAGATGCCAATTTCGTGGACCCAGGCTTCTGTTCCTTCTCCGTCCCGGCCAAAGGGGGTGTGGTGGTTTCCAAGGGGGACGACTCTGTGCTGCCTGACAGCCACGTGGAGCCCTCTCCCCAGCAGCCGGAGCCCCCTCTGGAGGATGGAGAGGGGCCTCCCCAGGGGAAAGATGGTCTGGAGGATGGAGAGGGGCCTCCCCAGGGGAAAGATGGTCTGGAGGATGGACAGGGGCCTCCCCAGGGGAAAGAAGATGGTCTGGAGGACGGAGAGGGGCCTCCCCAGGGGAAAGATGGTCTGGAGGATGGACAGGGGCCTCCCCAGGGGAAAGAAGATGGTCTGGAGGACGGACAGGGGCCTCCCCAGGGGAAAGAAGATGGACACCCCCCTACCCCGCACACTGTAGACAAGGGGGATGAGATGAATGACGAAGAACTGAAGGGCCCCCAGGGGAAACAGGATggccagaaggaggaggagggggccaggAAGCCCTGTGTCACAGTCTCTCCTGGTCCAGAGGGGCCGTCTACACCCCAGTCTCAAGGGCCTCAGGTCACTCAGGGTGGGTCCGACGGGCCTGGAGCTTGGACCAGCAGCCTCCCGGCGAGAAGCCCTCCCAGGACGCTGGCCTATGAGAAGGTGGAGGTGATGGAGTCTATTGAGAAGTTTTCCACCGACAGCATCCAGACATACGAAGAGACTGCCGTAATCGTGGAGACCGTGATCGAAAACACGAAGGCAAACAAGAAGAAGCTGGAGGAGAAGTGCTCTTCCGATGCCTAGGCTCGAGGGGAGAAAGTGCCTTTGGGCCACTGTTGGGAAGTGCTTGGATATTTTAGGACAAACCATACAAGACTGAGGGTTCTTGTTTGGATTAGACCATAGTTGGCCTGTCTGGCTTGCCAGTGAAGCCTTAATTAAAACGTTTTCTTTGCTTGCACATCCTTTGTCTAATTAACAGGGGCTTTGGGCTTTTAGGTGGGTTAGCCTTGCTCGGGGGTGCTCTGTTAACAGCCACCAAGCCATGCTCGTTTAGGAAAGAGACAAGCCCTTCATATGGGTCATTGAGAGACTCGTCAGAGGCGCAGAGTCTGGATTCCACAGAGAAACGTGTTAGATGATGGATTGGCTGCTTTTCTCTGCATTTCAAGCACAAACATTTGATCACATGAGGAGTGTTTTGTTAGAAGTAAAACAGTTAAAGGTGTCTGTCTTGGTTTGGGTTCCCCCAGACGCTGATCTCGCAGCAAGGATCTGATGTAGtttctggggggaggggtggtctcAGGAAGtaccaggagggcagggagatgGCGGCAGGGACAGCAAGGAGATGGGCTACCAGATGGGTCAGTCCTGTGGGCGGCTGGCGCTTGGCCCCCACCCCTGGGGGCTCTGGGAGATGGGGTAGAACACGCGCCTCCGAGTCACCCTGCCCAAGGGTGAGGGAGCTGGTGTATTGACCCACCAACGCCGGTCAGTCAGAAGGGAGCGCTGCTCCCAGGGCGTTGACTTTGGGGACCAGGAAAGCCCTCGGCCGAGAAGTACAGGTGCAGGCGTTTGGACGTCAGGCATGGAAATACATGGAAATGGTAAGGGTCACGGGATGTAAGTGGGGGACCATTGCCACCTGCCACAGAGTATGTGCTGAATGTCCTTTTGTCTGAGTCACTTAGAATTTGTCACTCAGAGATTGCAATCCTGGGTCAGGCTTCAGAAAGCAAAATCAAATGTCGTCACGTAGTTCCTCGTTTAGCAGTTAGTTAATTAACTAGTCCAACATTTATTAATCATACTCTGTGTGCCAGACAGTGTGGCATGCTGGTAAGGGGAGAGCTTTCAAGTTTATTAAGGATCTCAATTGCCGTAATATAATATACCATACAACACAATTGTTCATGTTCTCCTGTGCACACACATTTACTCAGGTACTTACAGTGTCACATCCTAGGAAATGGGAATTACTTGAAGCCAGAATCTTTACAAAAATTTTTATGTTGCCTGTAGATATCTCCTTTTTTCTACTAACAGtccaaaaataatctttttactTATCCAATTAAGAAATTACTCCTTCCGCATGTAGATACTCCAAAATACATTAAGCACAGTGAATAAATGTGCTGAAACGGATTATTGCCTTTGCCTAAACAAAAGCACCTGGCGAGACAACTACACATTATCAGGGAAAATTGATGGTGTCATAAATTACAtcctattatttctttgttagaaataatacaaagaatacTAAATGGagtctcctttcctttctgtttagagcttaaaaaaatctttctctgaATTCATTTGAGGTTTCAATTTCAAGAAAGAAATATGCCTTTGTTGTTCTTTCCAAAAGATGAGTGGAGAACCGGCTCCATGGCACAGTTTTGAGGTACATATCCTTTAAAAGCTTAAGAGAGAATAATGAAAACCATTAGTGGAGCGCAGAATGTGCTAGGAATTTGGACCAGTGtgtatattatattcaataacaGCCACGGCaaaccttttcttttccccattaagtctttttatgtttttggacCATGTGTTCTGTTAATATTCCTATTTAAAAAGGTGGGAGTTATCTTTTTGGAAAGAAaggtcatttttatattttattcaatcaATGATCAAGAATGGATTGGGGCCTGCTCTGTGCCACACATGGCTCTGGAGAGACAGCAGGGTACACTGGACGTGCTTCTGTTCTCAAAGTCACGACTTTCTGGCGGGAGAGGAAGGAATTGAATAAGCAGGCAGATAACTAAATAGGAGAAAACCACCTAGAGACAATACTACAGGGAGATGTGCTAGAGTGCCAGGGGTCTCCTTTGAGTTGGATGGTCAAGCGAAGACCCCATGGACGAGGTGACGAGTGATCTGATGACAAAATGGGCCCATCACGTGCAGATCGGAGAGAAGAGCATTCCCGGCAGTGGGAGCtgccagtgcaaaggtcctggggcaggaatGGACTGACCTGTTCAAGCAGGGGAAATAAAGAGGACTGGGGGGGACGATGGAAAGAGGTGGGGACGATGGAAGGAGGGGAGATTGAGGCGGGAGGCAGGGGCCAGGTGAGCAGCATTTCCGGGAGGTTCACCTGAGCCTGAAAGCCGGGCTTGCAGTGTGAAATGCAGGGCTGCCTGCAGTGGACAACTTGGCGTCGAGTCAGGCTCTTTGTctgccccctgctccccccaccccagagccccACTTGCTCATTTTCTTGGCACTCCTCTCCACTTTTCCTTCTTGGTTCTCTTTTTCCCCAGGAGAGCTGCAGAATGGGTTCATTTCCTGGCTTCTCTCCCTGAGGTCTCTGAAAACAAGCAagtttttataaaaagtaaaccCGGGGGCTCAGAGCAGGCCTCCCAGTAGCATCAAAGACAAGAAAATGCCAGAGCTTTGCCACTGCTATATCAGGGGTCCTGGCCTCTTCCCCGGCTCAGCCTCAAGCCCAGGAACGAGACTCTCCCAAGCCGCCTTCCCCATAAAGAAGCTGTgacccagccctccagccccccATTCTCCAAGCATCTGAGTCGGTGACCAGTAACTGCTGTCGTATCAGCCACCCTGGTGCTGACCCCACAGACCCTCCAACCCTTGCTGCTCTGGTTCAGGCCCATGCCCCAGGCAAGCATGGCAGGCAAGTGTGACTCTGCCTCAGGGGCTCCTGTGGCCCCAGGAGTGAGCTCGGTCCACACACTGGGCAGGTGGGCAGTGCAGGGCCTCCTGGAAGCAGCACTCATCCGAGACCGGGGGGCCCAGGTGTGGAAACACCCCAGCCCTCGCGCTTCTCTGTTGGGGTAACTCCAGGACATGTTGTACAGTCCCCAGTGGGTGTCAGCCCCAGATGCCCATGGAGAAACCCACTCATCTATGTGCCCTGAGTGGGACTCCTCCCTTCCGTGTCCCACTGTCCTGCTTCCCTACAAAAAGATGCTTCCTTTCAAGTAAATGACTTGACCTCGACTCCTTGTGTCAGAGTCAGCTTCTGGGAGGAACCAACCTAAGACGGCTGGTGGGCATCTTCCCAGCCACCTCTCTCACTGCTCAGGAGGCCCTCAGCCCTGATTTCGTCTTGAGGAGCTGCTTCTCCCACACAGGTTACAGCCCTGATGGGACCATCAAGACATCCTGCCTTCCTCTGCCTGTGGGTGGGCAAGTGCCCAAACCAGACCCATCGTTGGAATAGGAGATCTGAGTCTAGTGAAGCCAAGACTGAAGGTGCTGGAGCTGCCCCGTGATGGAGAAGTTCTGACACGGTCCCCCAGCTTCCCGCTGTGCAGCCTTGTCCCCAGTCTTGCTGCAACCCCTGTCCCTTTTCCAGGCTGGTTTGTGCCGTCTCTTCAGGCTTCCCTTCAGTTCAGAGCTACGCTGCATGCTTCACGTGCTGCGTGTTTGTTTTCACTAGTCAGAattggtttctgttgcttgcaaccccAGAGACCCCAAAGACAGCTGCTAGTGAAGGAGGTTTGGTATCAAGGGGGAACTCGTGGAAGTTTGGATTAGGTTGGGTTGCCCCCAAAGCAGACCCTAGACAAGGTCTCAGGTGCAGGTGGTTCATCAGAGCGGTGATCACAGGAGCTCAGCGAGCCATGGGTGAGCACCCGTCTCAGCTCCAAGCTGGCCTT comes from the Delphinus delphis chromosome 15, mDelDel1.2, whole genome shotgun sequence genome and includes:
- the BFSP1 gene encoding filensin isoform X2; amino-acid sequence: MYRRSYVFQARKEQYERAEEAPHPVEPDSLVESRAAAPSLAQLQGLGERVAAHVQRARALEQRHAVLRRQLDAFQRLDELAGPEDALARHVEGNRQRARDLAAERTRLERQGAEAQRALCEFRSKYENECECQLLLKDMLKRLNKEADEALLSNLRLQIEAQFLQDDISAAKDRYKKNLLEIQTYVSILQQIIQTTPQAAAVTSGTRETAALEQAIRDAHECYDEEIQLYNEQIDTLRKETEEAERSLERSSYDCRQLVVAQQTLRNELDRYHRIIENEGNRLSSAFIETPITLYTVSHGASLSPRHGVKDLARAVQDITIAKPRQKGLPKNVPRKKEIIAKDKADASREEAPLRGPEDAKPGQVVPKEEGESKLESGDGEASPPTVDGAPEDVPDGGKISKAFEKLGRMVKERVKGPKEPEPPADLYTKGRYVLVSGDANFVDPGFCSFSVPAKGGVVVSKGDDSVLPDSHVEPSPQQPEPPLEDGEGPPQGKDDGHPPTPHTVDKGDEMNDEELKGPQGKQDGQKEEEGARKPCVTVSPGPEGPSTPQSQGPQVTQGGSDGPGAWTSSLPARSPPRTLAYEKVEVMESIEKFSTDSIQTYEETAVIVETVIENTKANKKKLEEKCSSDA
- the BFSP1 gene encoding filensin isoform X1, with product MYRRSYVFQARKEQYERAEEAPHPVEPDSLVESRAAAPSLAQLQGLGERVAAHVQRARALEQRHAVLRRQLDAFQRLDELAGPEDALARHVEGNRQRARDLAAERTRLERQGAEAQRALCEFRSKYENECECQLLLKDMLKRLNKEADEALLSNLRLQIEAQFLQDDISAAKDRYKKNLLEIQTYVSILQQIIQTTPQAAAVTSGTREAKLLTEREVATLQSQLEDSQEVLCLLQAQRAELQAQTAALEQAIRDAHECYDEEIQLYNEQIDTLRKETEEAERSLERSSYDCRQLVVAQQTLRNELDRYHRIIENEGNRLSSAFIETPITLYTVSHGASLSPRHGVKDLARAVQDITIAKPRQKGLPKNVPRKKEIIAKDKADASREEAPLRGPEDAKPGQVVPKEEGESKLESGDGEASPPTVDGAPEDVPDGGKISKAFEKLGRMVKERVKGPKEPEPPADLYTKGRYVLVSGDANFVDPGFCSFSVPAKGGVVVSKGDDSVLPDSHVEPSPQQPEPPLEDGEGPPQGKDDGHPPTPHTVDKGDEMNDEELKGPQGKQDGQKEEEGARKPCVTVSPGPEGPSTPQSQGPQVTQGGSDGPGAWTSSLPARSPPRTLAYEKVEVMESIEKFSTDSIQTYEETAVIVETVIENTKANKKKLEEKCSSDA